A window of the Fulvia fulva chromosome 11, complete sequence genome harbors these coding sequences:
- a CDS encoding Nucleoporin has product MSTPQTPRMRGAGAYPETPLTTRRAQRPAQYAPSSPGMQRAPLPSIPTLKSQQPTTSPPGEPLIPEHIIDPPSQRLYAVAIWVGLWTWRICDLMALQESEEQSLWLFMKWVAMDGIFLFGLPSMRIPWLEWSPATMTLLFLAHAFADGMLMFRIPIPLGAGLAVLWRGVWGAYETAVNEHNVNPNTIMFNESLILGRQVIHILPEGSAVLNPQREAFCIDASRTGVKLPITINATSPIGIDILRVDLETQANETLHISKSQIKTLHKEASRLLSYSDNPNEPKTLYYTVKKPGLYVLAKVLDQSNLEVSRKKLAHTVVVPCPKAEIVATTKDKCKGETANVALQAIGTPPMRIRYRKYVNKNHQDITSENIQPDDFFSPLSKQDQNSLVVPNRVETEWARTRSVSVPISESLATSGTWSYTIEEIVDGFGNKVSYSGRDKDEHSRHAPKSSNNRQIFNVHERPNVVFNGCSPQRPLKVAQGQYASLPLVYGSTGKNEIANATYHLEYRFTPEESLAAGGDLSAVQEIKTFKPHASGQKPLVQLPGLYTLTGVASEHCSGDVREPASCLLENPPRPSLTLTSEPIHDKCAGSSIGLRADLDLAGTPPFAVQMKMTRNDERQHTFWTERVNGLRGQLQLTPPQAGNYKYQILSVSDAVYKEQSVNVEALEQAIKPSASAAFVRDEKQTLCMDERASWDVALVGDAPFKLEYELVHNGKRDKKVMDGLTEPIVEIKTDPLHDGGDYTLALVSITDNVGCKEFLRAEAKVAVRHQKPKVAFGQIEARRTVDSLEGKQIALPLRLTGEAPWTVKFLDHNGSLQAMRASYPNDRLAVDQAGIYELMEVSDNFCPGVVDSEAKQFQVAWIARPELRLAPDGCVVRKGNTCIKSDVCEGDDDAVEVLFKGAPPFEAAYVQHVKPEKGAVTPKNKNLRAALNVASLRMDTQQAGTYDYKFATLKDSNYDPSAKHFSPLTIQQKVHSRPSAAFTTPGKTYSFCSVESEGEEVIPVTLHGQPPFELEVEIKHHGSIKPELVHYNNIPSTTHDIRIPHSRLHLGKSAVSLRRVSDARGCARTLDSTTPRVQISVHDAPTITPLEIQTDYCVGDRINFGLSGVAPFQVFYTFEGQQRKASVASGNTFRRLAEKPGTFAITGLQDSASSCRANPNLTKHIHGMPSVRVSNGRDSYVDIHEGGEAEILFEFGGVPPFEFTYIRSSNTEKAAKKKGTILDMRSEISDERSMRIFASEEGTYEVVAIKDAFCAYSKPGIKVESDKRKRLQY; this is encoded by the coding sequence ATGAGCACACCACAAACACCGCGCATGCGGGGCGCGGGCGCGTATCCCGAAACACCGTTGACGACGAGACGAGCGCAAAGACCAGCACAATATGCACCATCATCGCCCGGTATGCAGAGAGCACCGCTGCCCTCGATCCCCACCCTCAAGTCACAACAACCGACCACGAGTCCGCCTGGCGAACCCTTGATACCCGAGCACATCATCGACCCACCCTCACAGCGGTTATATGCAGTTGCCATATGGGTTGGCCTGTGGACATGGCGGATCTGTGACTTGATGGCATTGCAGGAGTCGGAAGAGCAGAGTTTATGGCTGTTCATGAAATGGGTTGCAATGGACGGCATCTTTCTGTTTGGCCTGCCGAGTATGAGGATACCGTGGCTGGAATGGAGTCCGGCGACCATGACTTTGCTGTTCCTGGCACATGCTTTCGCTGATGGTATGCTCATGTTCAGAATTCCCATACCACTTGGAGCAGGACTGGCGGTGTTATGGCGAGGAGTGTGGGGTGCTTACGAGACGGCTGTCAACGAGCACAATGTCAACCCGAATACCATCATGTTCAACGAGTCTTTGATTCTGGGACGGCAGGTCATCCACATCTTGCCCGAGGGGTCGGCTGTGCTAAACCCACAAAGAGAGGCGTTCTGCATTGATGCCTCGAGGACTGGTGTGAAGCTGCCAATTACAATCAACGCAACGAGCCCGATAGGTATCGATATACTGCGAGTGGATCTGGAAACTCAGGCGAACGAAACCCTACACATCAGCAAGTCGCAGATTAAGACTCTGCATAAGGAGGCTTCCCGACTGCTTTCTTATAGCGACAACCCGAACGAGCCAAAGACCCTGTACTACACCGTGAAGAAGCCTGGGCTTTATGTTCTGGCAAAGGTGCTGGATCAATCAAACCTCGAGGTATCGCGCAAGAAGCTGGCACATACTGTGGTTGTCCCTTGTCCAAAAGCCGAGATAGTGGCCACCACCAAGGACAAGTGCAAGGGCGAGACCGCGAATGTCGCTCTGCAAGCTATTGGCACGCCGCCGATGAGGATCAGGTACCGGAAGTACGTCAACAAGAACCACCAGGACATCACATCGGAGAACATCCAGCCCGATGATTTCTTCTCGCCTCTGTCGAAGCAGGACCAAAACTCTTTGGTGGTCCCCAATCGAGTGGAGACAGAGTGGGCCAGGACGCGCTCCGTGAGCGTGCCCATTTCTGAAAGCTTGGCTACATCCGGGACGTGGTCGTATACGATCGAGGAGATTGTCGATGGTTTCGGCAACAAGGTCTCGTACTCCGGGCGCGACAAGGATGAGCACAGCCGCCACGCACCAAAGTCTTCCAACAATCGTCAAATATTCAATGTCCACGAGAGACCCAATGTCGTGTTCAATGGATGTTCACCACAACGACCACTGAAAGTGGCGCAGGGACAATACGCGTCACTACCTCTCGTCTATGGCAGTACTGGTAAGAATGAGATCGCGAACGCCACATACCACCTCGAGTACAGATTCACACCCGAGGAAAGTCTTGCTGCTGGCGGCGATCTTAGTGCTGTTCAGGAGATCAAGACTTTCAAGCCTCATGCGAGCGGCCAGAAGCCACTGGTACAACTTCCAGGTCTTTACACCTTGACTGGCGTGGCGAGCGAGCACTGCTCCGGCGATGTTCGTGAGCCTGCATCGTGTTTGCTGGAGAATCCGCCACGACCATCACTTACGCTGACTAGCGAGCCCATCCACGACAAATGCGCAGGAAGCTCAATTGGTCTTCGCGCAGACCTTGATCTTGCTGGTACACCACCATTCGCAGTGCAGATGAAAATGACACGCAATGATGAAAGGCAACACACCTTCTGGACTGAAAGAGTCAACGGCTTACGTGGCCAGCTGCAACTGACGCCTCCGCAAGCGGGCAACTACAAGTACCAGATCCTGAGTGTTAGCGATGCTGTATACAAAGAGCAGTCCGTGAATGTTGAGGCCCTCGAGCAAGCTATCAAGCCTTCGGCGTCGGCCGCGTTTGTCAGGGACGAGAAGCAGACCTTGTGTATGGACGAACGAGCTTCGTGGGATGTCGCCCTTGTCGGTGATGCACCGTTCAAGCTTGAGTATGAGCTTGTTCACAATGGCAAGCGCGACAAGAAGGTCATGGACGGCCTCACTGAACCAATCGTCGAGATCAAAACTGACCCTCTTCACGATGGTGGAGACTATACGCTGGCTCTCGTCAGTATCACCGACAATGTGGGCTGCAAAGAGTTCCTCAGAGCCGAAGCAAAGGTTGCTGTAAGACACCAGAAGCCAAAGGTGGCCTTTGGGCAGATTGAAGCTAGACGTACTGTGGACTCCTTGGAGGGCAAACAAATAGCGCTGCCGTTGCGTCTGACCGGCGAGGCACCATGGACTGTGAAGTTTTTGGACCACAACGGCAGTTTGCAGGCCATGCGCGCTTCATATCCAAATGACCGACTCGCGGTCGACCAGGCTGGTATATACGAACTCATGGAGGTCTCTGACAACTTCTGTCCTGGCGTGGTCGACTCAGAGGCGAAACAATTTCAGGTCGCATGGATCGCTCGACCAGAGCTTCGTCTGGCACCTGATGGATGTGTCGTGCGGAAGGGCAATACTTGCATCAAATCAGACGTTTGCGAGGGCGACGATGATGCGGTCGAGGTCCTGTTCAAGGGCGCTCCTCCCTTCGAGGCGGCCTATGTGCAACATGTGAAGCCTGAGAAGGGCGCCGTGACACCAAAGAACAAGAACCTAAGAGCAGCATTGAATGTGGCCTCCCTTCGTATGGACACTCAGCAGGCTGGAACTTACGACTACAAGTTCGCAACGCTGAAGGACTCCAACTATGATCCTAGCGCCAAGCACTTCTCGCCGCTCACGATCCAGCAGAAGGTGCACTCTCGACCGTCAGCGGCTTTCACGACCCCCGGCAAGACTTACAGCTTCTGCTCGGTCGAGTCCGAAGGCGAGGAGGTTATTCCAGTCACCCTGCACGGTCAGCCGCCATTCGAGCTCGAAGTTGAGATCAAGCATCACGGCTCGATCAAGCCAGAGCTGGTCCACTACAACAATATCCCAAGCACTACACACGACATCCGCATTCCACACTCTCGCCTACATCTCGGCAAGTCTGCCGTGTCATTACGTCGTGTAAGCGATGCTCGCGGCTGCGCAAGAACGCTCGACAGTACCACACCACGCGTCCAGATCTCGGTCCATGATGCGCCCACCATCACACCGCTCGAGATCCAAACAGACTACTGCGTGGGCGATCGCATCAATTTCGGCCTCTCCGGCGTAGCACCTTTCCAAGTCTTCTACACTTTCGAAGGCCAACAACGTAAAGCTTCCGTCGCCTCTGGCAACACCTTCCGCCGCCTCGCCGAGAAGCCCGGAACTTTCGCCATCACAGGTCTCCAAGACTCCGCTTCCTCTTGCCGCGCCAACCCAAACCTCACAAAACACATCCACGGCATGCCCTCCGTCCGGGTCTCCAACGGCCGCGACAGCTACGTCGACATCCACGAAGGCGGCGAGGCAGAGATTCTGTTCGAATTCGGTGGCGTGCCGCCTTTTGAGTTCACATATATCAGAAGTTCAAACACCGAGAAGGCGGCGAAGAAGAAGGGCACGATTCTTGATATGAGGAGTGAGATTAGTGATGAGAGGAGTATGAGGATCTTCGCGAGTGAGGAGGGGACGTATGAGGTTGTGGCGATTAAGGATGCGTTTTGTGCGTATTCGAAGCCGGGTATCAAGGTGGAGAGTGATAAGAGGAAGAGGTTGCAGTATTGA